Proteins encoded together in one Ictidomys tridecemlineatus isolate mIctTri1 chromosome 3, mIctTri1.hap1, whole genome shotgun sequence window:
- the Vwa5b2 gene encoding von Willebrand factor A domain-containing protein 5B2 isoform X5, with protein MLVTGPCLLAGLDSPSHALRADAPPHASSAATICVTLAEGHLCDRPLEILLYPSEPHQPHLILEAGSLSASEYEAQVRARRDFQRLQRRDSDGDRQVWFLQRRFHKDILLNPVLVLSFCPDLSSRPGHLGTATRELLFLLDGSSAAHKDAIVLAVKSLPTQTLVNLAMFGTSVQPLFPESRSCNDDTVQLICESIETLQAGSGPPDILAALDWALGQPQQKAHPRQLFLLTAASPMAVTTHQTLELMRWHRGAARCFSFGLGPDCHQLLQGLSALSRGQAYFLRPGERLQPMLVQALRKALEPALSDISVDWFVPDAVEALLTPREIPALYPGDQLLGYCSLFRVDGFRPHPPGGQEPGWQSLGGSVFPSPEEVPSVATPGTEPTGTSEPLETRTVSAELSSPWAAGDSDQTGTDALTDPVTDPGPNPSNDTAIWRRIFQSSYIREQYVLTHCSASPEPGLGSTGSSESPGSQGPGSPEGYFPLDPPSQQGCRSLAWGESTGSRSCPLPAPPQSPFKAGALSAEVLGRRHRAALAGRSLSSPPGQANPVPCRPRQPSLGAVPDVPGPESGQQLGQGLDDSGNLLSPAPMDWDMLMEPPFLFTAVPPNREPTPPAVPVPPQAPRCHVVIRGLYGEQSMCWEVGVGLETLWGPGDASKPPSTAVREAAWDQALHRLTAASVVRDNEQLALRGAETTADRGHARRSWLRALQTSKVSCAPSCFTCPVAVDATTREVLPGVLQVRSSESAEPPGTYVSQGHLDATSLPTSAHPKGTWDLDQNDNSKSALGEPTTPTGGPHHLPYQPSSRLSLSRRRRLCSPKAGQANGGNSGGIDHDYMPLVRLQEAPGSFRLDASFCAAVHIPQERLCRASPFAAHRASLSPTSASSPWALLGPSVGQGDSATASCSPSPSSGSEGPGQADSGRGSDTEASEGAEGIGGSDLRDRTWATAVALAWLEHRCAAAFSEWELTAAKADCWLRAQHLPDGLDLAALKAAARGLFLLLRHWDQNLQLHLLCYSPANV; from the exons ATGCTGGTGACTGGGCCATGCCTGCTGGCAG GCCTGGACAGCCCGTCTCATGCCCTGCGGGCAGATGCCCCCCCTCATGCCAGCTCTGCAGCCACCATCTGTGTCACACTGGCAGAGGGTCACCTATGTGACCGGCCCTTGGAGATCCTGCTATACCCCAGTG AGCCCCATCAACCACACTTGATACTGGAGGCTGGCAGCCTGAGTGCATCAGAATATGAGGCCCAGGTGAGGGCCCGCCGGGATTTCCAGAGGCTGCAGCGAAGGGACAGTGATGGGGACCGGCAG GTGTGGTTCCTGCAGCGACGTTTCCATAAGGACATCTTGCTGAACCCTGTGCTGGTACTGAGTTTCTGCCCGGATCTGAGCTCCAGGCCTGGACACCTGGGCACAGCTACCAGGGAGCTTCTCTTTCTGTTGGATGGCAGCAGCGCAGCACACAAG GATGCCATTGTTTTGGCTGTGAAGTCCCTCCCAACTCAGACACTTGTCAACCTGGCCATGTTTGGGACTTCGGTGCAGCCACTCTTCCCAGAGAGCCGGTCTTGCAACGAT GACACTGTGCAGCTGATCTGTGAGAGCATTGAGACCCTGCAGGCTGGGAGTGGTCCCCCAGATATACTGGCTGCGCTGGACTGGGCCTTGGGGCAGCCCCAGCAGAAGGCCCATCCTCGCCAGCTGTTCCTGCTCACTGCTGCCTCGCCCATGGCTGTCACTACTCACCAAACCCTGGAGCTCATGAGGTGGCACAGAGGGGCAGCCAG GTGCTTCTCCTTTGGGCTGGGGCCTGATTGCCACCAGCTGCTCCAGGGTCTGTCTGCCCTCAGCAGAGGCCAGGCCTACTTCCTGAGGCCTGGAGAGAGGCTGCAGCCCATG CTGGTGCAGGCTCTGCGGAAGGCACTGGAGCCTGCTTTGAGTGACATTTCTGTGGACTGGTTTGTGCCTGATGCCGTGGAGGCTCTCCTGACTCCCAGGGAAATCCCAGCACTCTACCCTGGGGACCAGCTGCTTGGTTACTGCTCACTCTTCAGGGTGGATGGCTTCCGGCCCCACCCTCCAGGG GGCCAAGAGCCTGGCTGGCAGAGCTTGGGTGGTTCTGTGTTCCCATCCCCAGAGGAGGTACCATCTGTTGCCACCCCTGGCACTGAGCCCACTGGCACCTCAGAGCCACTGGAAACACGCACTGTGTCAGCAGAGCTATCCAGTCCATGGGCTGCTGGGGACTCGGATCAGA CAGGTACTGATGCTCTGACAGACCCAGTCACAGATCCTGGACCCAATCCGTCCAATGACACAGCCATATGGCGCCGCATCTTCCAGTCTTCATACATCCGGGAACAGTATGTGCTTACCCACTGCTCTGCCAGCCCTGAGCCAGGCCTGGGTTCCACAGGCAGCAGTGAGTCTCCTGGCTCCCAGGGCCCTGGCTCCCCGGAGGGCTATTTTCCCTTGGATCCTCCCTCTCAGCAGGGCTGCCGCAGCCTGGCCTGGGGAGAATCTACAGGCTCCCGTTCCTGCCCCCTGCCTGcaccaccacagtctccattcaAG GCAGGAGCCCTGAGTGCTGAGGTGCTGGGCCGTAGGCATAGAGCAGCTCTGGCTGGCCGAAGTCTCTCATCTCCACCAGGCCAGGCAAACCCAGTCCCTTGCCGACCCCGGCAACCTTCTCTGGGTGCAGTACCAgatgtgccaggccctgagtcAGGCCAACAGCTTGGGCAGGGCCTGGACGACTCAG GAAACCTgctctccccagcccccatggACTGGGACATGTTGATGGAACCACCCTTCTTGTTCACAGCTGTGCCCCCAAATAGGGAACCAACCCCTCCAGCAGTTCCAGTGCCTCCCCAGGCTCCACGTTGCCATGTGGTCATCCGGGGCCTGTATGGGGAGCAATCAATGTGCTGGGAGGTGGGTGTTGGGCTAGAGACACTGTGGGGACCTGGGGATGCCTCAAAGCCTCCATCAACTGCTGTAAGAGAAGCTGCTTGGGACCAAGCACTTCACCGACTGACAGCAGCCTCAGTGGTCCGAGACAATGAACAGCTAGCGCTCCGAGGAGCTGAGACCACAGCTGACCGGG GCCACGCCCGAAGGTCCTGGCTTCGAGCCCTTCAGACAAGCAAGGTCAGCTGTGCTCCCTCCTGTTTCACCTGCCCAGTAGCTGTGGATGCTACTACTAGGGAGGTCCTGCCCGGAGTCCTGCAGGTGCGGAGCTCAG AATCGGCTGAACCCCCAGGCACTTACGTCTCTCAGGGCCATCTAGATGCAACTTCTCTGCCCACTTCAGCCCACCCTAAAG GCACCTGGGACCTGGACCAAAATGACAACTCCAAGTCAGCTTTGGGGGAGCCAACAACTCCCACTGGAGGTCCTCACCACCTGCCCTATCAGCCTTCCTCGAGGCTCAGTCTGAGCCGCCGACGGAGACTCTGTAGTCCCAAGGCTGGCCAGGCCAATGGAGGCAACAGTGGAGGCATCGACCACGACTACATGCCCTTG GTGCGGCTACAAGAAGCACCAGGCTCCTTCCGTCTGGATGCATCCTTCTGTGCTGCTGTGCATATTCCCCAGGAGCGCCTGTGTCGTGCTTCACCCTTTGCTGCGCACCGTGCCAGCCTCAGCCCCACCTCTGCCTCATCTCCCTGGGCACTTCTGGGCCCTAGTGTTGGCCAGGGTGACAGTGCCACAGCCTCTTGTAGCCCGTCCCCCAGCTCAGGCTCAGAGGGTCCAGGCCAGGCAGACAGTGGGCGGGGTTCAGATACTGAGGCTTCGGAAGGAGCAGAAGGGATAGGAGGCTCAGATCTTCGAGATCGCACCTGGGCCACAGCTGTGGCACTTGCGTGGCTGGAGCACCGCTGTGCGGCTGCCTTTAGTGAATGGGAACTGACAGCAGCCAAGGCAGATTGCTGGCTGCGGGCCCAGCACCTGCCTGATGGTCTTGACCTGGCCGCCCTCAAGGCTGCAGCCAGGGGACTCTTCCTGCTGCTACGCCACTGGGACCAGAACCTGCAGCTGCACCTGCTGTGCTACAGCCCAGCAAATGTGTGA
- the Vwa5b2 gene encoding von Willebrand factor A domain-containing protein 5B2 isoform X4, with product MPGLYCPSSWTPLPLTDSWVRACANGPCLSLRARLTYHNPQPQPVDGVFVYPLAEAEVVSGFEAEAAGRRVSFQLQSRRRLQAACCRALGPGLGTSTPRRCAQGHLVLDLAQARSTLVLPTGLIAAAGTMTVTLCSSRELPSRPDGVLRVALPTVLTPLAPPGPPGPPRPLGLCDDSPTSCFGAGSPEEEGLAWEEPPAPPDVFSGPARCPAPYTFSFEMLVTGPCLLAGLDSPSHALRADAPPHASSAATICVTLAEGHLCDRPLEILLYPSEPHQPHLILEAGSLSASEYEAQVRARRDFQRLQRRDSDGDRQVWFLQRRFHKDILLNPVLVLSFCPDLSSRPGHLGTATRELLFLLDGSSAAHKDAIVLAVKSLPTQTLVNLAMFGTSVQPLFPESRSCNDDTVQLICESIETLQAGSGPPDILAALDWALGQPQQKAHPRQLFLLTAASPMAVTTHQTLELMRWHRGAARCFSFGLGPDCHQLLQGLSALSRGQAYFLRPGERLQPMLVQALRKALEPALSDISVDWFVPDAVEALLTPREIPALYPGDQLLGYCSLFRVDGFRPHPPGGQEPGWQSLGGSVFPSPEEVPSVATPGTEPTGTSEPLETRTVSAELSSPWAAGDSDQSTDALTDPVTDPGPNPSNDTAIWRRIFQSSYIREQYVLTHCSASPEPGLGSTGSSESPGSQGPGSPEGYFPLDPPSQQGCRSLAWGESTGSRSCPLPAPPQSPFKAGALSAEVLGRRHRAALAGRSLSSPPGQANPVPCRPRQPSLGAVPDVPGPESGQQLGQGLDDSGNLLSPAPMDWDMLMEPPFLFTAVPPNREPTPPAVPVPPQAPRCHVVIRGLYGEQSMCWEVGVGLETLWGPGDASKPPSTAVREAAWDQALHRLTAASVVRDNEQLALRGAETTADRGHARRSWLRALQTSKVSCAPSCFTCPVAVDATTREVLPGVLQVRSSESAEPPGTYVSQGHLDATSLPTSAHPKGTWDLDQNDNSKSALGEPTTPTGGPHHLPYQPSSRLSLSRRRRLCSPKAGQANGGNSGGIDHDYMPLVRLQEAPGSFRLDASFCAAVHIPQERLCRASPFAAHRASLSPTSASSPWALLGPSVGQGDSATASCSPSPSSGSEGPGQADSGRGSDTEASEGAEGIGGSDLRDRTWATAVALAWLEHRCAAAFSEWELTAAKADCWLRAQHLPDGLDLAALKAAARGLFLLLRHWDQNLQLHLLCYSPANV from the exons GTCATCTTGTCTTGGATCTGGCCCAGGCCCGGTCCACGTTGGTGCTGCCCACGGGCCTTATCGCTGCAGCTGGCACCATGACAGTGACCCTGTGCAGCAGCCGGGAGCTGCCCTCCAGGCCTGATGGGGTACTGCGTGTGGCTCTGCCCACTGTGCTCACCCCGCTGGCCCCACCAGGCCCACCAGGGCCCCCCAGGCCTCTGGGGCTCTGTGACGACAG CCCCACGAGCTGCTTCGGGGCAGGCAGCCCTGAGGAGGAAGGGCTGGCCTGGGAGGAGCCACCTGCCCCTCCAGACGTGTTTTCAGGCCCTGCCCGCTGTCCTGCCCCATATACTTTCTCCTTCGAGATGCTGGTGACTGGGCCATGCCTGCTGGCAG GCCTGGACAGCCCGTCTCATGCCCTGCGGGCAGATGCCCCCCCTCATGCCAGCTCTGCAGCCACCATCTGTGTCACACTGGCAGAGGGTCACCTATGTGACCGGCCCTTGGAGATCCTGCTATACCCCAGTG AGCCCCATCAACCACACTTGATACTGGAGGCTGGCAGCCTGAGTGCATCAGAATATGAGGCCCAGGTGAGGGCCCGCCGGGATTTCCAGAGGCTGCAGCGAAGGGACAGTGATGGGGACCGGCAG GTGTGGTTCCTGCAGCGACGTTTCCATAAGGACATCTTGCTGAACCCTGTGCTGGTACTGAGTTTCTGCCCGGATCTGAGCTCCAGGCCTGGACACCTGGGCACAGCTACCAGGGAGCTTCTCTTTCTGTTGGATGGCAGCAGCGCAGCACACAAG GATGCCATTGTTTTGGCTGTGAAGTCCCTCCCAACTCAGACACTTGTCAACCTGGCCATGTTTGGGACTTCGGTGCAGCCACTCTTCCCAGAGAGCCGGTCTTGCAACGAT GACACTGTGCAGCTGATCTGTGAGAGCATTGAGACCCTGCAGGCTGGGAGTGGTCCCCCAGATATACTGGCTGCGCTGGACTGGGCCTTGGGGCAGCCCCAGCAGAAGGCCCATCCTCGCCAGCTGTTCCTGCTCACTGCTGCCTCGCCCATGGCTGTCACTACTCACCAAACCCTGGAGCTCATGAGGTGGCACAGAGGGGCAGCCAG GTGCTTCTCCTTTGGGCTGGGGCCTGATTGCCACCAGCTGCTCCAGGGTCTGTCTGCCCTCAGCAGAGGCCAGGCCTACTTCCTGAGGCCTGGAGAGAGGCTGCAGCCCATG CTGGTGCAGGCTCTGCGGAAGGCACTGGAGCCTGCTTTGAGTGACATTTCTGTGGACTGGTTTGTGCCTGATGCCGTGGAGGCTCTCCTGACTCCCAGGGAAATCCCAGCACTCTACCCTGGGGACCAGCTGCTTGGTTACTGCTCACTCTTCAGGGTGGATGGCTTCCGGCCCCACCCTCCAGGG GGCCAAGAGCCTGGCTGGCAGAGCTTGGGTGGTTCTGTGTTCCCATCCCCAGAGGAGGTACCATCTGTTGCCACCCCTGGCACTGAGCCCACTGGCACCTCAGAGCCACTGGAAACACGCACTGTGTCAGCAGAGCTATCCAGTCCATGGGCTGCTGGGGACTCGGATCAGA GTACTGATGCTCTGACAGACCCAGTCACAGATCCTGGACCCAATCCGTCCAATGACACAGCCATATGGCGCCGCATCTTCCAGTCTTCATACATCCGGGAACAGTATGTGCTTACCCACTGCTCTGCCAGCCCTGAGCCAGGCCTGGGTTCCACAGGCAGCAGTGAGTCTCCTGGCTCCCAGGGCCCTGGCTCCCCGGAGGGCTATTTTCCCTTGGATCCTCCCTCTCAGCAGGGCTGCCGCAGCCTGGCCTGGGGAGAATCTACAGGCTCCCGTTCCTGCCCCCTGCCTGcaccaccacagtctccattcaAG GCAGGAGCCCTGAGTGCTGAGGTGCTGGGCCGTAGGCATAGAGCAGCTCTGGCTGGCCGAAGTCTCTCATCTCCACCAGGCCAGGCAAACCCAGTCCCTTGCCGACCCCGGCAACCTTCTCTGGGTGCAGTACCAgatgtgccaggccctgagtcAGGCCAACAGCTTGGGCAGGGCCTGGACGACTCAG GAAACCTgctctccccagcccccatggACTGGGACATGTTGATGGAACCACCCTTCTTGTTCACAGCTGTGCCCCCAAATAGGGAACCAACCCCTCCAGCAGTTCCAGTGCCTCCCCAGGCTCCACGTTGCCATGTGGTCATCCGGGGCCTGTATGGGGAGCAATCAATGTGCTGGGAGGTGGGTGTTGGGCTAGAGACACTGTGGGGACCTGGGGATGCCTCAAAGCCTCCATCAACTGCTGTAAGAGAAGCTGCTTGGGACCAAGCACTTCACCGACTGACAGCAGCCTCAGTGGTCCGAGACAATGAACAGCTAGCGCTCCGAGGAGCTGAGACCACAGCTGACCGGG GCCACGCCCGAAGGTCCTGGCTTCGAGCCCTTCAGACAAGCAAGGTCAGCTGTGCTCCCTCCTGTTTCACCTGCCCAGTAGCTGTGGATGCTACTACTAGGGAGGTCCTGCCCGGAGTCCTGCAGGTGCGGAGCTCAG AATCGGCTGAACCCCCAGGCACTTACGTCTCTCAGGGCCATCTAGATGCAACTTCTCTGCCCACTTCAGCCCACCCTAAAG GCACCTGGGACCTGGACCAAAATGACAACTCCAAGTCAGCTTTGGGGGAGCCAACAACTCCCACTGGAGGTCCTCACCACCTGCCCTATCAGCCTTCCTCGAGGCTCAGTCTGAGCCGCCGACGGAGACTCTGTAGTCCCAAGGCTGGCCAGGCCAATGGAGGCAACAGTGGAGGCATCGACCACGACTACATGCCCTTG GTGCGGCTACAAGAAGCACCAGGCTCCTTCCGTCTGGATGCATCCTTCTGTGCTGCTGTGCATATTCCCCAGGAGCGCCTGTGTCGTGCTTCACCCTTTGCTGCGCACCGTGCCAGCCTCAGCCCCACCTCTGCCTCATCTCCCTGGGCACTTCTGGGCCCTAGTGTTGGCCAGGGTGACAGTGCCACAGCCTCTTGTAGCCCGTCCCCCAGCTCAGGCTCAGAGGGTCCAGGCCAGGCAGACAGTGGGCGGGGTTCAGATACTGAGGCTTCGGAAGGAGCAGAAGGGATAGGAGGCTCAGATCTTCGAGATCGCACCTGGGCCACAGCTGTGGCACTTGCGTGGCTGGAGCACCGCTGTGCGGCTGCCTTTAGTGAATGGGAACTGACAGCAGCCAAGGCAGATTGCTGGCTGCGGGCCCAGCACCTGCCTGATGGTCTTGACCTGGCCGCCCTCAAGGCTGCAGCCAGGGGACTCTTCCTGCTGCTACGCCACTGGGACCAGAACCTGCAGCTGCACCTGCTGTGCTACAGCCCAGCAAATGTGTGA